A part of Streptomyces sp. NBC_01451 genomic DNA contains:
- a CDS encoding ADP-ribosylglycohydrolase family protein, whose translation MNPRRIEGLLLGLAVGDAAGWPAARHRAARMPEWTRRLTRELDTFAEQNATTTLPVPIALNQPPEPLRLGPSDDAEWAAFSAEALLRAGDDTVLGDLSRERRARAAIDLSWNAVASEVAAAAERAPEVESAVLPLRARISVRAGLGNLAAGLRPPATGHDNPHYFDDAACVRACVLAVAHPGDPRLAAGLAEFDARYTQDGDGVHGARAMAAALSLALVGEEVDACVDAALAELPEGTEIGRNTRHALKLARDADSADGAFALVPLLEHQIVDHVYSYGIAAAETVPVALALATAAHGRIAEAVPAAACLSRVADSAPALAGALTGALGGGSAIPRAWRDACRTLSGCALPRLTGTDLVELAELLEATQRVTPGG comes from the coding sequence ATGAACCCCCGCCGCATCGAGGGTCTGCTGCTCGGCCTGGCCGTGGGCGACGCCGCGGGCTGGCCCGCCGCCCGGCACCGGGCCGCCCGGATGCCCGAGTGGACCCGCCGCCTCACCCGCGAGCTGGACACCTTCGCCGAACAGAACGCGACGACCACCCTCCCCGTGCCGATCGCCCTCAACCAGCCCCCGGAACCACTCCGGCTCGGCCCCTCGGACGACGCGGAGTGGGCCGCGTTCTCGGCCGAGGCCCTGCTGCGGGCCGGCGACGACACCGTGCTCGGCGACCTGAGCCGCGAGCGCCGCGCCCGAGCCGCCATCGACCTGTCCTGGAACGCGGTCGCCAGCGAGGTGGCAGCCGCCGCCGAACGCGCCCCCGAGGTCGAGTCGGCGGTGCTGCCACTGCGCGCCCGTATCTCCGTACGGGCCGGCCTCGGCAATCTCGCCGCCGGTCTACGGCCGCCCGCCACCGGCCACGACAACCCGCACTACTTCGACGACGCGGCCTGCGTACGGGCCTGTGTGCTGGCGGTGGCCCACCCGGGCGACCCCCGGCTCGCCGCCGGCCTTGCCGAGTTCGACGCCCGCTACACACAGGACGGCGACGGTGTGCACGGCGCCCGCGCGATGGCGGCGGCGCTCTCGCTGGCGCTGGTCGGCGAGGAGGTGGATGCCTGCGTCGACGCGGCGCTGGCGGAGCTGCCCGAAGGCACGGAGATCGGCCGCAACACCCGCCACGCGCTGAAGCTCGCGCGGGACGCGGACAGCGCAGACGGCGCGTTCGCACTGGTCCCGCTCCTGGAGCACCAGATCGTCGACCACGTCTACAGCTACGGCATCGCCGCCGCCGAGACGGTCCCGGTCGCACTGGCGCTGGCCACGGCAGCGCACGGCCGGATCGCCGAGGCGGTTCCGGCCGCCGCCTGTCTGTCCCGGGTCGCGGACTCGGCTCCCGCGCTGGCGGGCGCCCTCACCGGTGCGCTGGGCGGCGGCTCGGCGATCCCGCGGGCCTGGCGGGACGCCTGCCGCACCCTCTCCGGCTGCGCCCTTCCCAGGCTCACCGGCACCGACCTCGTGGAACTCGCCGAACTGCTGGAAGCCACACAACGGGTCACCCCAGGAGGATGA
- a CDS encoding ADP-ribosylglycohydrolase family protein: MASIACIPSVPAHQDAALLRDRAHGALLGLAVGDALGAPAENMKPSEIRARWGRITGYVAENPAGTDDTEYAIFSGLLLARHGSALTPAHVEAAWHQWIADLDEGPFRGAGFSERGTLENLRRGLAAPISAQHRHAWSDGLAMRAAPFGVFAAGRPSEAARLVAIDGSVSHDGEGIYGGQAVAAGVAAAMAGAPTIAVVASALAVIPDDSWTARSLRRAVAVAHRGERAVRSAVVIGGYPWTDLAPEAVALAFGAYAVADGDFTESVLTAVNMGRDADTTAAVAGALAGATRGASAIPPEWAEAIGPARGTCLPSMAGHHILDVAELLTPVEGGKWGAKPAVQAMETEVRP, encoded by the coding sequence ATGGCATCGATCGCCTGCATTCCCTCGGTCCCGGCGCACCAGGACGCCGCCCTGCTCCGCGACAGAGCACACGGCGCCCTGCTCGGTCTGGCCGTGGGGGACGCGCTCGGCGCCCCCGCCGAGAACATGAAGCCCTCGGAGATCCGCGCCCGCTGGGGCCGCATCACCGGGTACGTGGCCGAGAACCCCGCCGGCACCGACGACACCGAGTACGCGATCTTCTCGGGCCTCCTCCTCGCCCGGCACGGCTCGGCCCTCACCCCGGCCCATGTGGAGGCGGCCTGGCACCAGTGGATCGCCGACCTCGACGAGGGGCCCTTCCGAGGTGCCGGTTTCAGCGAACGCGGCACTCTGGAGAACCTGCGCCGGGGTCTCGCGGCCCCCATCTCCGCCCAGCACCGGCACGCCTGGAGCGACGGTCTCGCCATGCGGGCGGCACCCTTCGGCGTCTTCGCTGCGGGCCGGCCCAGCGAGGCGGCCCGCCTGGTGGCGATCGACGGCTCGGTGAGCCACGACGGCGAGGGCATCTACGGCGGCCAGGCGGTGGCGGCGGGCGTGGCGGCGGCCATGGCGGGCGCGCCGACCATCGCCGTGGTGGCCTCCGCCCTGGCGGTGATCCCCGACGACTCCTGGACGGCGCGCTCCCTGCGCCGGGCGGTGGCCGTCGCCCACCGGGGTGAACGCGCGGTCCGCTCCGCGGTGGTGATCGGCGGCTACCCCTGGACCGACCTGGCCCCCGAGGCGGTCGCCCTCGCCTTCGGCGCGTACGCGGTGGCCGACGGCGACTTCACGGAATCGGTGCTGACAGCCGTCAACATGGGCCGCGACGCGGACACGACAGCGGCGGTGGCGGGCGCCCTGGCAGGCGCGACCCGCGGCGCCTCGGCGATCCCGCCCGAGTGGGCGGAGGCGATCGGCCCGGCCCGCGGCACCTGCCTCCCCTCCATGGCGGGCCACCACATCCTCGACGTCGCGGAACTCCTGACCCCGGTCGAGGGCGGCAAATGGGGCGCGAAGCCCGCCGTACAGGCGATGGAAACCGAGGTACGACCGTGA
- a CDS encoding VIT1/CCC1 transporter family protein, whose amino-acid sequence MAIIETEATLHEAHRDNHTHRDVSGGWLRPAVFGAMDGLVSNLALMTGVAGGAVSHQVVVITGLAGLAAGAFSMAAGEYTSVASQRELVEAELDVERRELRKHPKDEERELAELYESRGVEPKLAREVARQLSRDPEQALEIHAREELGIDPGELPSPAVAAVSSFGAFALGALLPVLPFLLGATALWPAVLVALAGLFGCGAVVARVTARSWWFSGLRQLALGGAAAGVTYALGNLFGAAVG is encoded by the coding sequence ATGGCCATCATCGAGACCGAGGCGACGCTGCACGAGGCGCACCGCGACAACCACACCCACCGGGATGTCAGCGGCGGGTGGTTGCGGCCGGCCGTTTTCGGGGCGATGGACGGACTCGTCTCCAACCTCGCCCTGATGACCGGTGTCGCGGGTGGGGCGGTCTCGCATCAGGTCGTCGTCATCACCGGGCTCGCCGGACTTGCCGCCGGCGCCTTCTCCATGGCCGCCGGCGAGTACACCTCCGTCGCCTCGCAGCGCGAACTCGTAGAGGCCGAACTCGACGTCGAGCGAAGGGAGTTGAGGAAGCACCCCAAGGACGAGGAGCGTGAGCTCGCCGAGCTCTACGAGTCCCGGGGTGTCGAGCCGAAGCTCGCCCGTGAAGTGGCCCGGCAGCTCTCGCGCGACCCCGAACAGGCGCTGGAGATACACGCCCGCGAGGAGCTGGGCATCGACCCCGGTGAGCTGCCCTCGCCCGCCGTCGCCGCGGTGTCGTCCTTCGGCGCGTTCGCGCTGGGCGCGCTGCTGCCCGTACTCCCGTTTCTCCTGGGGGCGACCGCGCTGTGGCCCGCCGTGCTGGTCGCGCTGGCCGGGCTCTTCGGGTGTGGTGCGGTGGTGGCCAGGGTGACCGCCCGGAGCTGGTGGTTCAGCGGGCTGCGACAGCTCGCGCTCGGCGGAGCGGCGGCCGGTGTGACGTACGCCCTGGGCAACCTGTTCGGTGCGGCCGTAGGATAG
- the gltB gene encoding glutamate synthase large subunit yields MRTPRQPSQHSENGQKWSFMDARPAAQGMYDPRNEHDACGVGFVATLTGEASHVLVEQALTVLRNLEHRGATGSEPDSGDGAGILSQVPDAFFREVAEFELPEAGAYAVGIAFLPEETATDAVPTTAEAVSRIDTIAAEEGLTVLGWREVPVAPGLLGATARSTMPAFRQIFVADSAAVPAKGIDLDRKAFALRKRAEREVGVYFPSLSARTIVYKGMLTTGQLEPFFPDLSDRRFASAVALVHSRFSTNTFPSWPLAHPYRFVAHNGEINTVKGNRNWMAARESQLASDLFGDQEKIDRIFPICTPEASDSASFDEVLELLHLGGRSLPHSVLMMIPEAWENHATMEPDRRAFYQFHATMMEPWDGPACVTFTDGVQVGAVLDRNGLRPGRYWVTDDGLVVLGSEVGVLDIDPAKVVRKGRLQPGKMFLVDTAEHRIIEDDEIKAGLAAEKPYAEWLEAGEIELSDLPEREHIVHTHASVTRRQQTFGYTEEELRVIIAPMARTGGEPLGSMGTDSPIAALSERPRLLFDYFTQLFAQVTNPPLDAIREELVTSLRSSLGPASNLLEPTAASCRSVTLPFPVIDNDELAKLIHINADGDMPGMKAATLSGLYRVSGGGDSLAARIDEICAEADAAIDNGARLIVLSDRHSDAEHAPIPSLLLTSAVHHHLIRTKQRTQVGLLVEAGDVREVHHVALLIGFGAAAVNPYLAMESVEDLVRAGTFLPGSEPEQAIRNLIYALGKGVLKVMSKMGISTVASYRGAQVFEAVGLDTAFVEKYFNGTATKIGGVGIDVIAKEVAARHAKAYPASGIAPAHRALDIGGEYQWRREGEPHLFDPETVFRLQHSTRTRRYDIFKKYTDRVNEQSERLMTLRGLFGFKSDRPSISIDEVEPVSEIVKRFSTGAMSYGSISLEAHETLAIAMNQLGAKSNTGEGGEDAERLYDPARRSSIKQVASGRFGVTSEYLVNADDIQIKMAQGAKPGEGGQLPGHKVYPWVAKTRHSTPGVGLISPPPHHDIYSIEDLAQLIHDLKNANPQARIHVKLVSEVGVGTVAAGVSKAHADVVLISGHDGGTGASPLTSLKHAGGPWELGLAETQQTLLLNGLRDRIVVQTDGQLKTGRDVVIAALLGAEEFGFATAPLVVSGCVMMRVCHLDTCPVGIATQNPVLRDRFAGKAEYVVNFFQFIAEEVREILAELGFRTIQEAVGHAETLDVERAVTHWKAQGLDLSPLFHVPELPEGTPLHQVIVQDHGLEKALDNELIKLAADALAANSATDAQPVRAQVAIRNINRTVGTMLGHEVTKKFGGAGLPDDTIDITFTGSAGQSFGAFLPRGVTLRLEGDANDYVGKGLSGGRVIVRPDRSADHLAEFSTIAGNTIAYGATGGELFLRGRSGERFCVRNSGATVVSEGVGDHGCEYMTGGHAVVLGETGRNFAAGMSGGVAYVIDLNRDNVNVGNVDAIEALDDTDKQWLHDVVRRHQEESGSTVAEKLLAEWDVAVERFSKIIPSTYKAVLAAKDAAERAGLTESEITEKMMEAATNG; encoded by the coding sequence ATGCGTACGCCGCGCCAGCCGTCCCAGCATTCCGAGAATGGCCAGAAGTGGTCCTTCATGGATGCTCGCCCTGCTGCGCAGGGTATGTACGACCCCCGCAACGAGCACGACGCCTGTGGCGTCGGCTTCGTGGCCACCCTCACCGGCGAGGCGAGCCATGTGCTGGTCGAGCAGGCGCTCACGGTTCTTCGCAACCTTGAGCACCGCGGTGCCACCGGCTCCGAGCCCGATTCCGGCGACGGCGCCGGCATTCTCTCGCAGGTCCCGGACGCGTTCTTCCGTGAGGTGGCCGAATTCGAGCTGCCCGAGGCCGGCGCCTACGCGGTGGGTATCGCCTTCCTCCCGGAGGAGACGGCGACCGACGCCGTCCCGACGACAGCCGAGGCCGTCTCACGTATTGACACGATCGCCGCCGAAGAGGGCCTGACCGTCCTCGGCTGGCGCGAGGTGCCGGTCGCCCCCGGCCTCCTCGGTGCCACCGCCCGTTCGACGATGCCCGCCTTCCGGCAGATCTTCGTCGCGGACAGCGCCGCGGTGCCCGCCAAGGGCATCGACCTCGACCGCAAGGCCTTCGCGCTGCGCAAGCGCGCCGAGCGCGAGGTCGGCGTCTACTTCCCGTCGCTCTCCGCGCGGACCATCGTCTACAAGGGCATGCTGACCACCGGCCAGCTGGAGCCCTTCTTCCCGGACCTGTCCGACCGCCGCTTCGCGTCGGCCGTCGCGCTCGTCCACTCGCGCTTCTCCACGAACACCTTCCCGTCGTGGCCGCTCGCCCACCCGTACCGCTTCGTCGCGCACAACGGCGAGATCAACACGGTCAAGGGCAACCGGAACTGGATGGCGGCCCGCGAGTCGCAGCTCGCCTCCGACCTCTTCGGCGACCAGGAGAAGATCGACCGGATCTTCCCGATCTGTACGCCCGAGGCGTCCGACTCCGCGTCCTTCGACGAGGTGCTCGAACTGCTCCACCTCGGTGGCCGTTCGCTGCCGCACTCCGTGCTGATGATGATCCCGGAGGCGTGGGAGAACCACGCCACGATGGAGCCGGACCGGCGCGCCTTCTACCAGTTCCACGCCACGATGATGGAGCCCTGGGACGGCCCGGCCTGCGTCACCTTCACCGACGGCGTCCAGGTCGGCGCGGTCCTCGACCGCAACGGACTGCGCCCCGGCCGCTACTGGGTCACCGACGACGGCCTCGTCGTCCTCGGCTCCGAGGTCGGCGTCCTCGACATCGACCCCGCGAAGGTGGTCCGCAAGGGCCGCCTCCAGCCCGGCAAGATGTTCCTCGTCGACACCGCCGAGCACCGCATCATCGAGGACGACGAGATCAAGGCCGGCCTCGCCGCCGAGAAGCCGTACGCGGAGTGGCTGGAGGCCGGCGAGATCGAGCTCTCCGACCTGCCCGAGCGCGAGCACATCGTGCACACGCACGCCTCGGTCACCCGCCGCCAGCAGACCTTCGGCTACACCGAGGAAGAGCTGCGCGTCATCATCGCGCCGATGGCCAGGACCGGCGGCGAGCCGCTCGGTTCCATGGGCACCGACTCGCCGATCGCGGCGCTGAGCGAGCGTCCGCGCCTGCTCTTCGACTACTTCACCCAGCTGTTCGCGCAGGTCACCAACCCGCCGCTGGACGCCATCCGCGAGGAACTGGTCACCAGCCTGCGCTCCTCCCTCGGCCCCGCCAGCAACCTGCTGGAGCCGACCGCCGCCTCCTGTCGCAGCGTCACCCTGCCCTTCCCGGTGATCGACAACGACGAGCTGGCCAAGCTCATCCACATCAACGCCGACGGCGACATGCCCGGCATGAAGGCCGCGACCCTCTCCGGCCTCTACCGGGTCAGCGGCGGCGGCGACTCCCTCGCCGCCCGCATCGACGAGATCTGCGCCGAGGCCGACGCGGCCATCGACAACGGCGCCCGTCTCATCGTCCTGTCGGACCGCCACTCGGACGCCGAGCACGCCCCCATCCCGTCGCTGCTGCTCACCTCCGCAGTCCACCACCACCTCATCCGCACCAAGCAGCGCACCCAGGTGGGCCTGCTGGTCGAGGCCGGTGACGTCCGCGAGGTCCACCACGTCGCCCTGCTCATAGGGTTCGGCGCCGCCGCGGTCAACCCGTACCTGGCGATGGAGTCCGTCGAGGACCTGGTCCGCGCCGGTACATTCCTGCCCGGCAGCGAGCCCGAGCAGGCCATCCGCAACCTGATCTACGCGCTCGGCAAGGGCGTCCTCAAGGTCATGTCCAAGATGGGCATCTCGACCGTCGCCTCCTACCGGGGCGCCCAGGTCTTCGAGGCCGTCGGTCTCGACACGGCCTTCGTCGAGAAGTACTTCAACGGCACCGCCACCAAGATCGGCGGCGTCGGCATCGACGTCATCGCCAAGGAGGTCGCAGCCCGGCACGCCAAGGCGTACCCCGCCTCCGGCATCGCCCCGGCGCACCGCGCCCTCGACATAGGCGGCGAGTACCAGTGGCGCCGCGAGGGCGAACCGCACCTGTTCGACCCGGAGACGGTCTTCCGCCTCCAGCACTCCACGCGCACCCGCCGCTACGACATCTTCAAGAAGTACACGGACCGGGTGAACGAGCAGTCCGAGCGCCTCATGACGCTCCGCGGACTCTTCGGCTTCAAGAGCGACCGTCCGTCGATCTCCATCGACGAGGTCGAGCCGGTCAGCGAGATCGTCAAGCGGTTCTCCACCGGCGCCATGTCGTACGGCTCCATCTCCCTGGAGGCGCACGAGACCCTCGCCATCGCCATGAACCAGCTGGGCGCCAAGTCCAACACCGGTGAGGGCGGCGAGGACGCCGAGCGCCTGTACGACCCCGCGCGCCGCTCCTCGATCAAGCAGGTCGCGTCCGGCCGCTTCGGTGTGACCAGCGAGTACCTGGTCAACGCGGACGACATCCAGATCAAGATGGCCCAGGGCGCCAAGCCCGGCGAGGGCGGCCAGCTGCCCGGCCACAAGGTGTACCCGTGGGTCGCCAAGACCCGGCACAGCACCCCCGGTGTCGGCCTCATCTCGCCGCCGCCGCACCACGACATCTACTCCATCGAGGACCTCGCCCAGCTCATCCACGACCTGAAGAACGCGAACCCGCAGGCGCGGATCCACGTGAAGCTGGTCTCGGAGGTCGGCGTCGGCACGGTCGCCGCCGGTGTGTCCAAGGCACACGCGGACGTCGTCCTCATCTCCGGCCACGACGGCGGAACGGGCGCCTCGCCGCTCACCTCGCTCAAGCACGCGGGCGGCCCCTGGGAGCTCGGCCTCGCCGAGACCCAGCAGACGCTGCTCCTCAACGGCCTGCGCGACCGGATCGTCGTCCAGACCGACGGCCAGCTGAAGACCGGCCGTGACGTCGTCATCGCCGCGCTGCTCGGCGCCGAGGAGTTCGGTTTCGCGACCGCGCCCCTCGTCGTCTCCGGCTGCGTCATGATGCGCGTCTGCCACCTGGACACCTGCCCGGTCGGCATCGCCACCCAGAACCCGGTGCTCCGCGACCGGTTCGCCGGCAAGGCCGAGTACGTCGTCAACTTCTTCCAGTTCATCGCCGAAGAGGTCCGCGAGATCCTCGCCGAGCTGGGCTTCCGCACCATCCAGGAGGCCGTCGGCCACGCCGAGACCCTCGACGTGGAGCGGGCAGTCACCCACTGGAAGGCGCAGGGCCTGGACCTGTCCCCGCTCTTCCACGTGCCGGAACTGCCCGAGGGCACGCCGCTCCACCAGGTTATCGTGCAGGACCACGGCCTGGAGAAGGCGCTCGACAACGAGCTGATCAAGCTCGCCGCCGACGCCCTCGCCGCGAACAGCGCGACCGACGCCCAGCCGGTCCGCGCCCAGGTCGCCATCCGCAACATCAACCGCACGGTCGGCACCATGCTCGGCCACGAGGTGACGAAGAAGTTCGGCGGGGCCGGTCTGCCCGACGACACCATCGATATCACCTTCACCGGCAGCGCGGGCCAGTCCTTCGGCGCCTTCCTGCCGCGCGGAGTCACGCTGCGCCTGGAGGGCGACGCCAACGACTACGTCGGCAAGGGCCTCTCCGGCGGCCGGGTGATCGTGCGTCCCGACCGGAGCGCCGACCACCTCGCCGAGTTCTCCACCATCGCGGGCAACACCATCGCGTACGGCGCGACCGGCGGCGAGCTGTTCCTGCGCGGCCGTTCGGGCGAGCGGTTCTGCGTCCGCAACTCCGGCGCCACGGTGGTGTCCGAGGGCGTGGGCGACCACGGCTGCGAGTACATGACCGGCGGTCACGCGGTCGTCCTCGGCGAGACGGGCCGCAACTTCGCGGCCGGTATGTCGGGCGGCGTCGCGTACGTCATCGACCTGAACCGCGACAACGTCAACGTCGGCAACGTGGACGCGATCGAGGCCCTCGACGACACCGACAAGCAGTGGCTGCACGACGTCGTGCGCCGCCACCAGGAGGAGAGCGGCTCGACGGTCGCCGAGAAGCTGCTGGCCGAGTGGGACGTCGCGGTGGAGCGCTTCAGCAAGATCATCCCCAGCACGTACAAGGCAGTGCTCGCCGCCAAGGACGCCGCCGAGCGAGCCGGACTCACCGAGTCCGAGATCACCGAGAAGATGATGGAGGCGGCGACCAATGGCTGA
- a CDS encoding glutamate synthase subunit beta, producing MADPKGFLTHGREVAKSRPVDVRLKDWNEVYVPGSLLPIISKQAGRCMDCGIPFCHNGCPLGNLIPEWNDYAYREDWTSASERLHATNNFPEFTGRLCPAPCESACVLGINQPAVTIKNVEVSIIDKAWETGDVVAQAPERLSGKTVAVIGSGPAGLAAAQQLTRAGHTVAVYERADRIGGLLRYGIPEFKMEKRHINRRIEQMRAEGTRFRTGIEIGRDLKATDLRKRYDAVVIAAGATTARDLPVPGRELKGVYQAMEYLPLANKVQEGDFVAPPVTAEGKHVVVIGGGDTGADCVGTAHRQGAASVTQLEIMPRPGEDRNPNQPWPTFPMLYKVTSAHEEGGERVYSVSTTHFEGDEHGNVQWLHLTEVEFIDGRLTQKPGTERRIPAQLVTLAMGFTGTDQDNGLVSQFGLDLDERGNIARDADFATNVPGVYVAGDAGRGQSLIVWAIAEGRSAARGVDRFLTGASDLPAPIRPTDRSLTV from the coding sequence ATGGCTGATCCCAAGGGCTTTCTGACCCACGGCCGTGAGGTCGCCAAGTCCCGCCCGGTGGACGTCCGTCTCAAGGACTGGAACGAGGTCTACGTTCCCGGCTCCCTGCTGCCGATCATCAGCAAGCAGGCCGGCCGCTGCATGGACTGCGGTATCCCGTTCTGCCACAACGGCTGTCCGCTGGGGAACCTGATCCCCGAGTGGAACGACTACGCCTACCGCGAGGACTGGACGTCGGCGTCCGAGCGACTGCACGCCACGAACAACTTCCCGGAGTTCACCGGCCGCCTGTGCCCGGCTCCCTGCGAGTCGGCGTGCGTGCTGGGCATCAACCAGCCCGCGGTCACCATCAAGAACGTCGAGGTCTCGATCATCGACAAGGCCTGGGAGACCGGCGATGTCGTCGCCCAGGCCCCGGAGCGCCTCTCCGGCAAGACGGTCGCGGTCATCGGCTCGGGCCCGGCGGGCCTCGCCGCCGCCCAGCAGCTGACCCGGGCCGGTCACACGGTCGCGGTGTACGAGCGCGCGGACCGCATCGGCGGCCTCCTGCGCTACGGCATCCCCGAGTTCAAGATGGAGAAGCGGCACATCAACCGCCGTATCGAGCAGATGCGCGCGGAGGGCACCCGCTTCCGTACGGGCATCGAGATCGGCCGCGACCTCAAGGCGACGGACCTGCGCAAGCGGTACGACGCGGTCGTGATCGCCGCCGGTGCGACGACCGCCCGTGATCTCCCTGTCCCGGGCCGCGAGCTCAAGGGCGTCTACCAGGCGATGGAGTACCTGCCCCTGGCGAACAAGGTGCAGGAGGGCGACTTCGTGGCCCCGCCGGTCACCGCCGAGGGCAAGCACGTCGTGGTCATCGGCGGCGGCGACACGGGCGCGGACTGCGTGGGCACCGCCCACCGCCAGGGCGCGGCCTCCGTCACCCAGCTGGAGATCATGCCCCGCCCGGGCGAGGACCGGAACCCGAACCAGCCCTGGCCGACCTTCCCCATGCTCTACAAGGTCACCTCGGCGCACGAGGAGGGCGGCGAGCGCGTCTACTCCGTCTCGACGACCCACTTCGAGGGCGACGAGCACGGCAACGTGCAGTGGCTGCACCTCACCGAGGTCGAGTTCATCGACGGCAGGCTGACCCAGAAGCCGGGCACGGAGCGCAGGATCCCCGCCCAGCTGGTCACCCTCGCCATGGGCTTCACGGGCACCGACCAGGACAACGGCCTCGTCTCGCAGTTCGGCCTGGACCTCGACGAGCGCGGCAACATCGCCCGCGACGCCGACTTCGCGACCAACGTCCCGGGCGTGTACGTCGCCGGTGACGCCGGGCGCGGCCAGTCGCTCATCGTGTGGGCCATCGCCGAGGGCCGCTCGGCCGCCCGCGGGGTCGACCGCTTCCTCACGGGTGCGAGCGACCTCCCGGCCCCGATCCGCCCGACGGACCGTTCCCTTACGGTCTGA
- a CDS encoding chitosanase: MKRTGVLLLAVLPLLATTACLSVASDDSRGPDARRVGAGSLDAEATLADPAKKELAQQIVASAENGTLDWRSAYGYVEDIGDGQGYTAGIIGFCTGTHDLLTLVEDYTKAHPDNALAPYLPALRKVDGTDSHEGLDPGFPAAWKQESKVAAFREAQDEKRDTGYFGPALRLAVGDGLGLLGQFVYYDAMVYHGPGSDWFSVGGIRTAALKEADSPAEGGNERTYLDAFLDARRTAMLDKRPGVNTSRVDTAQRRFLDEGNLDLRTPLEWKVYGDTYKVP, translated from the coding sequence ATGAAACGAACCGGCGTTCTCCTTCTCGCCGTGCTGCCCCTGCTGGCGACAACCGCGTGCCTGTCCGTCGCGTCGGACGACTCGCGCGGCCCGGACGCCAGACGGGTGGGGGCCGGTTCGCTGGACGCGGAGGCCACGCTCGCCGATCCGGCGAAGAAGGAGCTGGCCCAGCAGATCGTGGCGAGCGCCGAGAACGGGACGCTCGACTGGCGCAGCGCGTACGGCTACGTCGAGGACATCGGCGACGGACAGGGTTACACGGCCGGCATCATCGGTTTCTGCACGGGCACCCACGACCTGCTCACCCTGGTCGAGGACTACACGAAGGCGCACCCGGACAACGCCCTGGCGCCCTATCTTCCCGCGCTGCGCAAGGTCGACGGCACGGACTCGCACGAGGGTCTGGATCCGGGGTTCCCGGCGGCCTGGAAGCAGGAGTCGAAGGTCGCCGCGTTCCGCGAGGCACAGGACGAGAAGCGGGACACCGGCTACTTCGGGCCGGCTCTGCGGCTGGCCGTCGGCGACGGCCTGGGCCTGCTGGGTCAGTTCGTCTACTACGACGCGATGGTCTACCACGGCCCGGGCAGCGACTGGTTCAGCGTGGGCGGCATCCGCACCGCCGCCCTCAAGGAGGCCGACAGCCCGGCGGAGGGCGGCAACGAGAGGACGTATCTGGACGCGTTCCTCGACGCCCGCCGCACGGCGATGCTGGACAAGCGGCCGGGCGTGAACACCAGCCGCGTCGACACGGCCCAGCGGCGCTTCCTCGACGAGGGCAACCTGGACCTCCGTACTCCGCTGGAGTGGAAGGTGTACGGGGACACGTACAAGGTGCCGTAG
- a CDS encoding vWA domain-containing protein — MAAISLTKVEETAPALVSLYKSAGKAVDRHGLDGRRAAVYLVVDYSGSMKPYYRNGSVQALADRVLGLAAHFDDDGTVPVVFFSTDVDAVTAIALDDHAGSVDRIVAGLGHMGRTSYHLAMDAVIEHYLDSGSTAPALVVFQTDGGPINKLAAERYVCKAARLPLFWQFIGFGDATSKQFDFLRRLDELAVPERRVVDNAGFFHAGSDPRAVSDDELYDRLVGEFPKWLVAARAEGIVN, encoded by the coding sequence ATGGCCGCGATCAGTCTCACCAAGGTGGAGGAGACCGCGCCCGCGCTGGTCAGCCTCTACAAGAGCGCCGGGAAGGCCGTGGACCGGCACGGACTCGACGGCCGGCGGGCCGCCGTCTACCTGGTGGTCGACTACTCCGGCTCCATGAAGCCGTACTACCGGAACGGCAGCGTGCAGGCGCTCGCCGACCGGGTGCTGGGGCTGGCGGCCCACTTCGACGACGACGGGACGGTTCCCGTCGTCTTCTTCTCCACCGACGTCGACGCCGTGACCGCTATCGCGCTCGACGACCACGCGGGGAGCGTCGACCGGATCGTGGCCGGGCTCGGGCACATGGGCAGGACCAGCTATCACCTCGCCATGGACGCGGTCATCGAGCACTACCTCGACAGCGGGTCGACGGCCCCCGCGCTCGTCGTGTTCCAGACCGACGGCGGCCCGATCAACAAGCTCGCCGCCGAACGCTACGTCTGCAAGGCGGCGCGGCTGCCGCTGTTCTGGCAGTTCATCGGCTTCGGGGACGCGACGAGCAAGCAGTTCGACTTCCTGCGCAGGCTCGACGAGTTGGCGGTGCCGGAGCGGCGGGTCGTCGACAACGCCGGGTTCTTCCACGCGGGTTCCGATCCGCGCGCCGTGTCCGACGACGAGTTGTACGACCGTCTGGTGGGCGAGTTCCCGAAGTGGCTGGTCGCCGCCCGCGCGGAGGGGATCGTCAACTGA